Proteins encoded by one window of Panicum virgatum strain AP13 chromosome 7N, P.virgatum_v5, whole genome shotgun sequence:
- the LOC120682048 gene encoding arginase 1, mitochondrial-like, protein MVFFGNGVLSMLCTQFSLSLTCLDHAKCGGTKGDYGYVSSVLASFFPLAVALPPFPIDREGVRRRGEAQPRSEMGGAAAGTKWIHHIKRLSATKVSAEVVEMGQSRVIDASLTLIRERAKLKAELLRALGGVKASASLLGVPLGHNSSFLQGPAFAPPRIREAIWCGSTNSSTEEGKELNDPRVLTDVGDVPIQEIRDCGVEDGRLMHVISESVKTVIEEEPLRPLVLGGDHSISYPVVRAVSEKLGGPVDILHLDAHPDIYDCFEGNTYSHASSFARIMEGGYARRLLQVGLRSITKEGRDQGKRFGVEQYEMRTFSKDREKLENLKLGEGVKGVYISVDVDCLDPAFAPGVSHIEPGGLSFRDVLNILQNLQGDVVGADVVEFNPQRDTVDGMTAMVAAKLVRELTAKISK, encoded by the exons ATGGTATTTTTCGGAAACGGTGTTCTTTCGATGCTATGTACCCAATTTTCCCTTTCGTTAACCTGCTTGGACCACGCTAAGTGCGGCGGGACGAAGGGGGACTACGGGTATGTCTCCTCCGTCCTAGCGTCCTTTTTCCCACTCGCTGTTGCCCTGCCGCCATTCCCGATCGATCGAGAGGGAGTGCGTCGAAGAGGAGAGGCCCAGCCGCGGTCGGAGATGGGAGGCGCGGCTGCGGGGACCAAGTGGATCCACCACATCAAGCGCCTCAGCGCGACCAAGGTGTCGGCGGAGGTGGTGGAAATGGGGCAGAGCCGGGTCATCGACGCCTCCCTCACGCTCATCCGCGAGCGGGCAAAGCTCAAG GCAGAGTTGCTGCGTGCTCTGGGTGGCGTGAAAGCTTCAGCTTCACTTTTAGGGGTTCCTCTTGGTCACAACTCATCCTTTCTACAAGGCCCTGCATTTGCTCCTCCACGCATAAGGGAGGCCATTTGGTGTGGAAGCACAAACTCTAGCACAGAAGAAG GCAAAGAATTGAATGATCCTCGGGTGCTAACTGATGTTGGTGATGTCCCCATTCAAGAGATCCGTGACTGTGGTGTCGAAGATGGTAGATTGATGCATGTAATTAGTGAGTCTGTCAAAACAGTGATAGAGGAG GAGCCTCTTCGACCATTGGTGTTAGGAGGCGATCACTCAATATCCTATCCAGTGGTTAGAGCTGTGTCTGAAAAGCTTGGTGGACCTGTTGACATTCTTCATCTTGACGCACATCCAGATATCTATGATTGTTTCGAAGGAAACACTTATTCACATGCCTCTTCATTTGCCAGAATAATGGAAGGTGGTTATGCCAGGAGACTTCTACAG GTTGGATTAAGATCGATTACGAAAGAAGGACGTGACCAAGGGAAGAGATTTGGTGTGGAACAGTATGAGATGCGGACCTTCTCAAAGGACCGCGAGAAGCTTGAGAATCTG AAACTTGGGGAAGGCGTAAAAGGAGTGTATATCTCAGTTGATGTGGACTGCCTTGACCCGGCGTTTGCTCCTGGTGTCTCCCACATTGAGCCCGGGGGTCTCTCATTTCGCGACGTGCTCAACATCCTCCAGAATCTGCAGGGCGATGTTGTTGGCGCTGATGTGGTGGAGTTCAACCCGCAGCGCGACACAGTGGATGGGATGACAGCTATGGTTGCCGCGAAGCTGGTCCGGGAGCTCACTGCTAAAATCTCCAAGTGA
- the LOC120681231 gene encoding cytosolic sulfotransferase 5-like, producing MSPSTQTSPLQAEQDACAEAETNPELYQHFANLVSSLPSSEGLSHNQFYRHDQGWHTGLVVMVGAMVADACFTARPSDIVVATLPKSGTTWIKSLLYATVHRREHHPAAADHPLTSLGPHGCIKFFEYQIYTRNKVPDLDKLPDPRLFSTHVPSVSLPRTIATSGSKIVYVCRDPKDHLISQWDFAKKFRVMNQLEPFSVEAAAELFCRGLSPFGPYWDHVLGYWRAHRSPPDPTLFFRYEEMHKDPAAHVRRLAEFVGHPFGTGEEEDAAVDAIVRLCSFEHMSGLEVTKTGKTDLVVGAVENSSFFQRGVVGDWANHLSPETARHIDAITAAKFMRSGLPVLS from the exons ATGTCTCCCTCTACGCAAACTTCTCCCTTGCAGGCCGAGCAAGACGCCTGTGCAGAAGCGGAAACCAACCCAGAACTCTACCAGCATTTCGCCAACCTGGTCTCCTCCTTGCCGAGCTCGGAAGGCTTGTCCCACAACCAATTCTACCGCCATGACCAAGGTTGGCACACCGGCCTGGTGGTTATGGTcggcgccatggtcgccgacgCGTGCTTCACCGCGCGGCCATCAGACATCGTCGTCGCCACCCTGCCCAAGTCCGGCACCACGTGGATCAAATCGCTTCTCTACGCCACCGTGCACCGGAGAGagcaccaccccgccgccgccgaccaccctTTAACCTCACTCGGCCCCCACGGGTGCATCAAGTTCTTCGAGTACCAGATCTACACGAGGAACAAGGTTCCGGACCTCGACAAGCTCCCGGACCCAAGGCTCTTCTCGACGCACGTCCCGTCCGTGTCGCTGCCGAGGACCATCGCCACATCGGGAAGCAAGATCGTGTACGTGTGCCGCGACCCCAAGGACCACCTGATCTCGCAGTGGGACTTCGCGAAAAAGTTCAGGGTCATGAACCAGCTCGAGCCCTTCTcggtggaggccgccgccgagctgttCTGCCGCGGCTTGTCGCCGTTCGGGCCATACTGGGACCACGTGCTCGGGTACTGGCGGGCGCACC GGTCACCGCCGGACCCAACACTCTTCTTCAGGTACGAGGAGATGCACAAGGACCCGGCGGCGCATGTCCGGAGGCTGGCTGAGTTTGTGGGCCACCCGTTCGGCactggggaggaggaggacgccgcggTGGACGCCATTGTGAGGCTGTGCTCTTTTGAGCACATGAGCGGGCTGGAGGTGACCAAGACCGGCAAGACTGATTTGGTCGTCGGCGCGGTTGAGAACAGCTCATTCTTCCAGCGTGGCGTGGTGGGGGATTGGGCAAACCATCTCTCGCCGGAGACAGCGCGCCACATCGATGCTATTACCGCGGCTAAGTTCATGCGTTCCGGACTTCCGGTCTTGTCTTAG
- the LOC120683597 gene encoding putative GEM-like protein 8 — MEKARREHVIGIPVSNRAFGIDEPDFPSKAKGDGARSPATAGAGRAGKFGRNGDRVAQGLKEHVTLGPKLYETVKGKLSLGARILQAGGVEKVFRRWFPAEKGEKLLKASQCYLSTTAGPIAGMLFISTEKIAFRSDRALALTSPSGDTARVPYKVAIPLRRVKTAKPSENRHRPEQKYVQVVTDDGFEFWFMGFVKYQVSLQELEKAIARSQ, encoded by the exons ATGGAGAAGGCACGGCGTGAGCATGTGATCGGCATCCCCGTGAGCAACAGGGCGTTCGGCATCGACGAGCCGGATTTCCCGAGCAAAGCCAAAGGGGACGGCGCCAGGAGCCCAGCCACCGCGGGCGCGGGGCGGGCTGGAAAATTCGGCAGGAACGGAGACAGGGTTGCCCAGGGCCTGAAAGAACATG TGACTCTCGGCCCGAAACTGTACGAGACCGTGAAGGGCAAGCTGTCGCTGGGGGCGAGAATCCTCCAGGCGGGCGGCGTGGAGAAGGTCTTCCGGCGGTGGTTCCCCGCCGAGAAGGGCGAGAAGCTCCTCAAGGCCTCGCAGTGCTACCtgtccaccaccgccggccccaTCGCCGGCATGCTCTTCATATCCACCGAGAAGATCGCCTTCCGGAGCGACCGGGCGCTGGCGCTGACCTCCCCCAGCGGCGACACGGCGCGGGTGCCGTACAAGGTCGCCATCCCGCTGCGGAGGGTCAAGACGGCCAAGCCCAGCGAGAACAGGCACCGGCCGGAGCAGAAGTACGTGCAGGTCGTCACCGACGACGGCTTCGAGTTCTGGTTCATGGGGTTCGTCAAGTACCAGGTGTCCCTGCAGGAGCTGGAGAAGGCCATCGCACGGTCGCAATGA
- the LOC120683108 gene encoding putative GEM-like protein 8 yields MAPSAAALRYQSAIPYTLRRRPPALLLPSFTATPARPAAPRSLLFSAELALADMRKSSSTGAHVIGVPVTSKAFGIEAAASTRDPSSFRKGNGDHLAVSLTHPSPYASFGYNHSSKGQVVHWVSKLSRRAQGFREHVTLGPKLSETVKGKLSLGARILQAGGVERVFRQAFSADKGERLVKALQCYLYTTGGPIAGMLFVSTRKVAFRSDRPITVSSPRGDTARVTYKVVVPLRRIREVRPSENADRPEEKYIRVATVDGFEFWFMGFVSFQRSWRCMQQAVSELQ; encoded by the exons ATGGCGCCCTCGGCGGCTGCGCTCCGGTACCAATCCGCGATTCCTTACACGCTAAGGCGTCGACCTccagctcttcttcttccatccTTCACCGCGACGCCGGCGAGACCAGCGGCGCCCAGATCTCTGCTCTTTTCCGCTGAGCTTGCTCTAGCAGACATGAGGAAGTCGAGCAGCACCGGCGCCCATGTCATCGGGGTCCCGGTCACCTCCAAGGCGTTCGGGATAGAGGCGGCGGCTTCCACCAGGGATCCGTCGTCGTTCAGGAAGGGCAACGGCGACCACCTCGCTGTCTCGCTCACGCACCCCAGCCCGTATGCGTCTTTCGGCTACAACCACA GCAGCAAGGGCCAGGTGGTCCACTGGGTCAGCAAGCTGAGCAGGCGGGCGCAGGGCTTCAGGGAGCATG TGACCTTGGGCCCGAAGCTGTCGGAGACGGTGAAAGGGAAGCTAAGCCTGGGCGCGCGGATCCtgcaggccggcggcgtcgagcgcgTGTTCCGGCAGGCCTTCTCCGCCGACAAGGGCGAGCGGCTGGTCAAGGCGCTGCAGTGCTACCTCTACACGACGGGCGGCCCCATCGCCGGGATGCTCTTCGTGTCCACCAGGAAGGTCGCCTTCCGCAGCGACCGCCCCATCACGGTGAGCTCGCCCAGGGGCGACACGGCGCGGGTCACCTACAAGGTGGTGGTCCCGCTCCGGCGGATCCGCGAGGTGCGGCCCAGCGAGAACGCCGACAGGCCGGAGGAGAAGTACATCCGCGTCGCCACGGTGGACGGCTTCGAGTTCTGGTTCATGGGGTTCGTCAGCTTCCAGCGGTCGTGGAGGTGCATGCAGCAGGCCGTCTCGGAGCTACAGTGA